Within the Bacteroidota bacterium genome, the region ACCGACAAGAGGGTATTGGCATCGGGGGGCAAATAAACCCGGACTATCTCAGCTTTTTTATTGATTACATGATCAATGAACCCTGGATCCTGATGACTGAATCCGTTGTGATCCTGCCGCCAGACATGAGAAGTAAGCAGGTAATTCAATGAAGCGATAGGCCTGCGCCAGGGAATATGATTGGTTGTCTTCAACCACTTTGCGTGCTGGTTGACCATCGAATCGATAATATGAATAAAGGCCTCATAACAGGAGAAAAATCCATGGCGGCCGGTAAGCAAATAACCTTCGAGCCAGCCCTGGCACATGTGCTCGCTCAACACTTCCATTACCCGTCCATCGGGCGATAAATGATCGTCACTTTTCAAAATATCGCCGGTGAAAACCCTGTCTGTTGCTTCAAACAATGAATTGAGCCGGTTTGAATTTGTTTCGTCTGGCCCCATGATCCGGAAATTCCGGTCATGGTTGCTTAACCTGATTACATCCCGGAGCATCTGGGCCATCACCTTTGTTGCTTCGCTCTCGGTCACACCGGGCTTTTCGACCTTTACGGCATACTTCTGAAAATCGGGCATCTTTAAGTTTTTCAGCAACAAACCCCCATTAGCATTTGGATTGGCGCCCATCCGCAAGTCTCCATTTGGGGCCAGTTCGGCTAAATCCGAACGGAACTTTCCTTCATCATCGAATAATTCTTCAGGTTTATAACTGCGCATCCACTCTTCCAAAAGCCTTAAGTGTTCAGGTTTCGAAGCCAATTCAGCAAGGGGGACCTGATGTGAACGGAATGAATTTTCCACTTCCAGGCCATCAACCATTTTCGGTCCGGTCCATCCCTTGGGGCTCCTCAGGATAATCATGGGCCAGGCCGGCCGTTGTTTGAAGCCATGAGTCCGGATATCTGCCTGTATATTTCTGATTTCCTCAACAACCACATCCAGTGTTGCAGCCATCTTCTGGTGCATGGGTTCTGCTTCTTCGCCTTCGACAAAATAAACCTTGTATCCGTATCCCTCAAACAGGCTGGTTAATTCCTTCTGGCTAATCCTTGCCAGCAAAGTAGGATTTGCAATTTTGTACCCATTCAGGTGCAAAACAGGAAGTACAGCACCATCATGAACAGGGTTTAAAAATTTGTTTGAGTGCCAGCTGGCTGCCAATGCGCCGGTTTCAGCCTCCCCATCACCAACTACGCAACAGGCCAGTAAATCAGGATTATCGAAAACTGCGCCATAAGCATGTAAAAGCGAATAACCCAATTCACCTCCTTCGTTGATAGAACCGGGCGTTTCAGGCGCAACATGACTGGGAATTCCGCCGGGAAATGAAAACTGCTTGAACAGTTTTTTCATCCCTTCTTCATCCTGAGTGATATCCGGGTAAATTTCGCTGTAAGTTCCTTCCAGGTAGGTATTGGCAACAAGGCCGGGACCGCCATGACCCG harbors:
- a CDS encoding phosphoketolase family protein; its protein translation is MAENELIKTNPLSADEVKKINAYWRAANYLSVGQIYLYDNPLLREPLKIEHVKPRLLGHWGTTPGLNFIYAHLNRVIKKNNLNMIYVTGPGHGGPGLVANTYLEGTYSEIYPDITQDEEGMKKLFKQFSFPGGIPSHVAPETPGSINEGGELGYSLLHAYGAVFDNPDLLACCVVGDGEAETGALAASWHSNKFLNPVHDGAVLPVLHLNGYKIANPTLLARISQKELTSLFEGYGYKVYFVEGEEAEPMHQKMAATLDVVVEEIRNIQADIRTHGFKQRPAWPMIILRSPKGWTGPKMVDGLEVENSFRSHQVPLAELASKPEHLRLLEEWMRSYKPEELFDDEGKFRSDLAELAPNGDLRMGANPNANGGLLLKNLKMPDFQKYAVKVEKPGVTESEATKVMAQMLRDVIRLSNHDRNFRIMGPDETNSNRLNSLFEATDRVFTGDILKSDDHLSPDGRVMEVLSEHMCQGWLEGYLLTGRHGFFSCYEAFIHIIDSMVNQHAKWLKTTNHIPWRRPIASLNYLLTSHVWRQDHNGFSHQDPGFIDHVINKKAEIVRVYLPPDANTLLSVTDHCLRSRNYINVIVAGKQPALQYLDMDSAVKHCTAGIGIWEWASNDQHSEPEVVMACAGDVPTLESLAAVDLLRQYFEDLKIRFINVVDLMTLQAAGEHPHGLSDKEFDSLFTTNKPVIFAFHGYPWLIHRLTYRRANHYNIHVRGYKEEGTTTTPFDMVVMNDLDRFHLVMDVIDRVPRLEKIGAHVKQTMRDKLIEHKQYIYKHGDDLPEVKNWKWPY